CCCTTGGGCAGGGGGTCTGTGCACCCCTGGGTGCCCTGGGCCTTTCCCAGCTGGGTCGCATGATCCTGAAGCCCTCCTCCTGCACCAGGGCTGTGATTTCCCACCCAGGAAGCCAGAGCATCGTCCCACCAGCgcctgctgctcctccagaaATAGCATCTGCGGGGAGACCCTGCCCCACTGCTTGGAAATGCTTTTACATTATTCCTTAACCCTGCTCTCCCAGCACGCTGCCGGGGGCTGGCCGTGCCGTCCCTGCCGGCGGGATGGCTCCGGGACTGACCAGGGAGAAGGGATGGAGTCCCTGAAGAAACCTGCCCGTGCTCGCCCCAGCCTTACCACTTTCTGGCCCTTGGGCCGTGTGTGGGGAGGTTTGCCTGGTAACTGGTGATGCTCGGATGGATTGTTTTTAGTTTCACACTCGGAGTTTCACTTTTGGCGGAACCCTGGGCCGTGGCCGTGCTGGGTCCTGATGCTGGAGTCGGCTCGGTGCTGGGTGCGGCATGCCCGGCAAGGCCAAGCCCCATGGCACAGCGCTGGCATCGGGGGCTTGTCACCCCCAGTCTGCCCCGGGTCCTTGTATAAAATCACGTAAAATCAGCATTATGGGGGTGGGTGGCTGCTCTTGCCCACGTAGTGCTcgtggggctgtggggtgggcTGGGGACCCACACTGCCTGTTCCCACTGGTGCTTTGGGGGTCACCCATCTTGAGgggctgcttttcctctcttggGTTTGGGGGTTCAGCCCCCtgaagctgctgcaggcagggcaagggggggtgctgcaggagggaggggggctTGAAAACACTTGGTGGTCCTTTAATCGTTACCCTCTCAGCCTGAGAGGTGCTGGCCAAGCACCCCtacccggggggggggggtccaaAGTGACCCTCGAGGGGGGGATCTGGGCCAAAGTGCAGCTTTTCCATGGCAGCGAAGGTGAGTGAGGAGGGGTGTACCCTGACGGCATGCCCCCACGGAGGGTCCTGCTCAGCCTTTGGTGTGGGGAGCCCTCCCCATGGCATCCCACCTCGGCATCCCACCTCCTACCTCTTTCCTCACACGTTGCCTCCTACCTCCCACCTCCATATCCCACTTCTCGCATCCTGCCCCCCATATcccacctcctgcccccccccaagGGGTACCAGAGCCCCCAGGCCCATGGCACCGGGTGTCACCATGCAGGGTGTCATGACCTGCCCGTGGCGGTGGGGTGGGAAGCGATGCCCCACAAAGTGGCTGCGATGCTTACAGCTGGATCCAGCATAGTTTCTGGACCGGAGACCTGCTGAGCAGAGGTCTGCCTGGCAACAAGTgatgcagctgctggcagccaatggggcttttttttttgcccccccccgccccggggtggcagggcagggtgggggcCTGGGGGgtatttccagcagcagcactcgGGGTGCACATTGCCCATCGGGGTGCCGACAGCAGAGCCATGGCTGAAGAGCAGCGGGACCTCATCTCCGACCGCAGCAGCGGCGTGCTCAATGTCGGGGACGCCCAGAGGTGCCACTGCTGGGGGCACGGGGATGGGGGGAGCGGAGGTGTGGGGTCAACGGGGCATGGGGAGGGCAAAGCAGGCACGATGGGGACGTGGGGCAGAGGGGGCATTGCGTGGCGGTGGGGTGGAAGGCGATACAGTTAGGCCAAGGGGGCACAGAGTGACTATGGGGCAGAAGGTGGGGGTCACACTGTGGCTATGGAGCACTGTGGAGCCAAGGGCGCCGTGGCGTGGCTATGGGGTGGACGGGGCCGGAGCAtggctgtggggcaggcaggggcatgGGGTGGCTATGGGGTTGAGAGGGGTCACTGTATCTCTGGGGCGGATGGGGACATGGCATGGCTATGGGGTGGACAGGTTTACAGTGTGGTTATGGGGCAGACAAAGGCATGGCACATCTATGGCGCAGACAGGTTCAAGTCATGGCCATGGGCTGGACGGGGGAACAGCTATGGGGCAGGCAGGCTCAAGGTGTGGCTATGGGGTGGATGGGAGCACAGCATGGCTATGGGGCGGGCAGGCTGTGACGTGGCTATGGGGCGGGCAGGGCACAGCGCAGACCCAGAGCCCGGCGGACTTTGTGGGGCCACTCCCCGTGTCCCAACCAGCCCCCATCTCCCAACCCCCTTGGGCCCCCCCCCAAACACTTCCAACCAATCAGAAACCCGGGAGCTCTGACATCATCAGTCACCAGGCAGACATCCGGGCAGCGAGTCCAGCTCTGGACattgcctgcagcagcagcggcagccgggcagcacccatgggtgtcCCTACCTCGTCGGGCAGTGGAGGCAGGTGGTGGCTTCCTGGGGTGCTGCTGCACCTGCCAGTGCCCCGTTCACCCCAGCGGGGCAGGACCTGGCCCGGGGAGGCCTTGGTGGCATGGCAGGTGGCCGCGTGGTGTTTGGCTTTGCCTTCCCTTTGCATCTGAGTGCAATGGCGACACTGCGACACCCACCTGCTTGGCCTGCCTGTGTCCTGCCTGCGCACTCGGGGTGCCCCGCGTGTTCACTTTTtgcacaaaatttaaaaaattaagagcagTCCGGCATCCCATGGGATATGTCCTCTGCCCCCCCCAGGACCAGTGAGGCTTCAGGTGGCTTCATCATCCCGCAAAAGGCGATGCCCAGAGCGATGCCGTGCCCCAAAATCCCCTGGCAGCGCCCTGCCCGTAGCCGCCGTGTGCCCACATGCTCCTCGGGTACCCCTCCCGTGCctccccccatcctgcccccGCAGTGGGTTTCGGTTCCCCCAGTGCGGAGGAGTGACCTTCACCCTGAGATTTCACTTCTGCACGCCGCGACGGGGGAATTTGCATTTGTCTGGCTGCAACCCCCCCGAGAGAGGGGTGTTTGGGGCGGTGCAGGGGGCTGACATGGGCTTCAGGAGGGGTTTTTGGGAGGCGGTGATGGCAGGGTATGAGGACATCTCCTGCTGCCAGTGGCTAGGGCTGAGCTCTCTCTCCGTGTCCTGCAGGTCCGCGCTGGGCCGCAAAGCCGCCCTCTCCATGCTCTccatcttggtggccctgcTGATCGCCGGCCAGGCTGTCACCGTCTACTTTGTCTACCAGCAGAACGGGCAGATCAGCAAGCTGACCAAGACCTCCCAGaccctgcagctggaggcacTGCAGAGGAAACTGCCCGCCAGTCAGTAGCCCCACGGGCACCAGCGTGGTGGGGGGGGTGGCCAGGGAGAGGGGACGGGTCCCCCCGCCCAGACCACCCAACCTGGCACCCCTCACACCGCTCCTTCCTTGGCAGGTGCCAAGCCGGTGAGACAGATGAAGATGGCCATGGTGAACACGCCCGTGGCCATGCGGGTCCTGCCTCTTGCCCCCTCTGTAGGCAACACGGTAAGAGATGCCCACCACTGCTTGGcactggctgctgcctgctgccctcagGGCTTGCTGCCAGCCCTCGCGCtcactttgccttttctcttgaGGACATGGCCCCCGCTAGCAACAAAACCGAGGACCAAGTGAAGCACCTGCTGCTGGTGAGGTCCCCCGCTCCCCCACCGACCCATAGCTGCCCCCTGCACTGCAGGAGGTGATGGGACCCTCTGTTCCCAGCTCGCTGTCTCTTGGCTGGGTCTGGGGTCTCTTGGGGCGCTCAGAGCTGGTGGGAGCTCCTGGCCTCCTGCAGTGTCCGTCTGGCTGATATAAGCAGAGCTTTACCCCCTCCCTCGTTTTTCTTTGCCCTGTCTCACCGTGGTGGTCACTCTGCAGCAAGCAGACCCCAGGAAGACGTTCCCGGATCTGAAGGACAACCTGATGGACAACCTGAAGAGCCTGAAGAACACCATGACTGATACGGACTGGAAGGTCAGTGCTTGCTGCCATCCTACTCTTCGCCTTCCAGGGGCACCCCGCTTCGGGGAGGGACTGGGGTGTCCCCACCTGGAAAAACAAAGTCCTGCTTGAGCCAGGCTTGGGTGACTCCCACCCCAAAGAAGGTGGTGGTGCTCACAACCTTCCTTGGGCCAAGCTGGAGCTTGCGGCACGGCTCCCCTGTGgtgcacccccccccccccccccccgccagttAACATGCTGGTTCCCCTTCTTGCAGTCCTTTGAATCCTGGATGCACAAGTGGCTGCTGTTTGAAATGGCCAAGAACCCCAACCCAGAGGAGCGTAAGGCGATCCCAGCGGAGAAAGGTATCAGGGATGggggctgctgagctggggaggGTTGGGACTGGCCCTTCAGGAGCAACCACCCCCCGGGAGGTGCCAGCACGGGGCTTCCCAAAGGCAACTGCACCCTCCATCCCCTGACTGGTCAGGGACCTCTTCATTCCATGGGGACCCTCTGGTTGGTGGCCTTTAGGACATCACAGAGCCActgcccgctgcctgcagggcaTTCGGGATGAGCAAATGTCTGAAAAGCAGGAGCACCACACCAAATCCTCAGTCCTTGCCTAGCCCAAGAGCTTTAGAAAGGTCACCCGGGTGGGGCTTGttcgctttttaaatttaatttaactgCTTCTGGATAAAAGCTCCTGCCGAGGAGGCTGCCAGGCAGCAGAAGGGCCCGGGGGGCTCATGGTGTCTCCCCTTTGTTTTTATTGCCCTAGTGCAAACTAAGTGCCAGGCGGAGGCCAATTCTGGGGGTGTCCAGCTGGGTCACTTCCACCCACAGTGCGATGAGAACGGCGACTACCTGCCCAAGCAGTGCAATGCCGCCACGGGCTACTGCTGGTGCTCCTACAAAAATGGCACCAGGATTGAGGGCACTGCTACTCGGGAAAAGCTGGACTGCCCTGGTAGGTCACccgggaggggaagggagaggaacGAGCAGCATGCATGAATGCTCCCCCTCGTTTTGCTTGCGATTAGGGAGGAGAGCtgccagggagaggagaggagaggagaggagggtaGCCAAGCTGTAGAGAGCATCCCTCACCCCTCTTTGATGCCAGCATGTTAAGGCTGGAGGGGACCCTAAAAACCACAGCTCTCCTTGGGTAGCTGCAGCTACAGCAGAGGCATGCACTTAAGGTTTTCCATGAGCCTCCCTTGCCCCCAAACCCACAGCTCAGCAGGTGGGTGCAGGCTCTCCCCCGCTGCCCTCAGAGGGGTGGGGGTGATGGGGAGACACCCCTCAGGGGTCCAGCACTCACGTCCTGCCCTCCCTCTGCAGGTACTGCTGTGGCTGCCACCACGGAGCCGGAGGAGATGACCTCCAGGGTGGACGTGGCCTAGCTGGGTGCAGAGAAAGGTGAGAGTCCAAGCGTGGTCGTGGGACTGGGAAGGCGAAAGCCCTGGGGGAGGTACAGGTCCACCCCCAAGAGCCAGGGCAGCACCACAGCATTGCTGGGGAGGCAGCCGTTGCGATGGAGACACAGCAAAAGCAGCCTGGGCTTTGGGAGGTCCTGGAGCCGTCTTACTGActccctcctctctttccccaaCAGCCAAGTAGAAGAGGATGCCAGCGGATGCCTGTCCCCTCTTCAGCATCCCAGCtcacgtttttttttttttttttgctctatttcatttctgctcttaCATTGCTTTTCCAAGGCGATTAACAGTGGGCACCCCTGCGCACCCCTGCCCCTCAATGCATCGATTGTgacccttcccctgctgcagggcaCCAGACAGGGCTGAGCTGCCACCAGGATCAGGGCTAGAGGCAAAGTGTTCCCTCAGAGGGTGGGTAAAGCAGgctggaaaattatttcaacgATGTCAGACCCATAAGTCCTGTTCCCTTTTGCTCATCAGCACCCCACAGCACCCAGGCAGCGGCAGGCGCAGAGCTCACCCCTGCTGAAGAACGAGCCACTAATGCTTTCTTACACTGAATGAacattaaaagcagcaaaaccacctctcccagcttcttaaCTGACCCCCGTAGGATGGAGCCCTGTTAGATTACTAGAGTAGAGGGGTTTTATTGCAGAGTGCTCAGTTTTGTAGATAGATGTTCACCTTTTGCCTTCAGGCTGAAGAACAGCGGCAGCAGTGGGTAACAGTGGGCAGAGGGGCTGATACTGGAGGCAGAGGGGCTTctaatttttctgaatatatctGATAGTTCCTTTATAAATGACCTCACAAgctaattatttcaaataaactttTGAATAAGAAAGCCTTGTAAGCAACTCTAGCAGGCCAGTGTTTGCAAACAGTCTGCAGCTGTCctaagttaaaaataaatgaatcttaagaaaaaagggaaaaagaaaaatctctgcagaGACACTTGGACATCTGTGCCCCCATTCAGGATCGTACACATTCCTTGCCACATTCCTGGCCCATCACTTGTTCGATCTCCCCGGCACCCTGGGGTCCCCCTGcatcccagcacagcctgggaGGCTGAAGTCACCTTTAAGTGAGTCACAGCatgggggcagaggaggagagcagccccCTGCGCCCGGAGCCACCTCCCTCCTGTGCCCAGGTTGCGCCGGCATGAGGGTGGCAGCCGGAGAGCTCTGCCCTGACCAACAGAGCCTGGAGCCAGGCTGCACATCATGGGAGGGGGGAGCACAAGGGGACCTCGgtcccttttttcctgtctcctaaaccccagggctgggagcgAAGCGAGGAAACCAGGCACGAGCCCAGTACAACGTGCAGGGTAGCAGCtgccagggaggcagcaggctgggtCCACGCAGGGCGATGCACAAACCTGCTCTCAGCACTTAGtaacgggaaaaaaaaaatataaaccaacACTACAAGAACACACAGTTCAAAGCTGAGGGGCAACAGTGTCTGCTTGTCCtcagagagcaggcagaaagcaaaattttcccCAGGGGCTGAAGCGGCGCCTGTGAACCTGGGTAGatgctgggctctgctctcctACCTGCAACATCCTCCAGAGACGGCTgagccctgccccgggctcAGCCCCAGCGCCTACCCTGCCTCCCTGGCCTGGCCTTGGTCACCTCCCTTCCCTTGAAAGCAGCTGAAGCAACAACTcaccattctttttttattttgtattccataaaaaaacccacaaaaaattACGCCGCCGTGGCCGAGAACAGCTGCTGGACACAGCTGTTCAGTGCAACTCCAGGGACACGATAATCACTGCTGTCAGTGTTAGAATAAAAAGTAAACCCAAGAGCTCTCTTCCATAGTAGCAAAAGGACTGACACCACAAATCACAgaacgggggaaaaaaaaaaaaaaaaaagaaaaggtaaaagtttctcttaaaaatatagCTCTgtgatgagaaagagaaagagatggcTGGGTGTCAACTAGGAGGAAAGCAGTTTATGCAAGCTGGCTCCTCTCTGGTCAAACTGCCTCCTTCAGTTCAGTTTCTGTGCAACAGTCGAGCCATCTGGAGGGGCAATAAACATGTCTCTGGGCCccagcaggacaggaggaggcagaaagttACACTGCTCTGCTCTAAAAGTCACAGTTAAAAGAAGTTataaattactatttaaaaaaaagttggaatTCTCCTGATGagcttccttttcctctcttctgtttgATCTTCACCCATAAATCCTTAATCACAGGGATGCGGTACCTTTGGGGAGAGGAGTTAAAAGAGTtagggatggggaggaggagaacagcCTTACAGCTGAGCAGAGCAAGGGCAGAGTCATCTGGTCCACTTCAGGTGGCTACAACATCACCATCTAATCCACATTACTTTTCCAAGCTCCCTGTGGTCAGcagggacagacagacactGCCAGAGGCCGCTTATCTCTGCTGATGACAGCGGACAGCAACGTCCAGGCTGGACATCCAGTTCTCAGCAGCTAAAGAGTTGAGGTCAAACACATCCAGAGAAGCCAGCACACTGCTGCATGACTTTCCTTACACCGCTCCACTCCCTGGCCCTCTAATCTAAGGCCAGGCTGACTCAGTGAGCGTTTAGAGGGCACACTGTCTTCCCAAGACTGGCCCAGGAGTACTGAATTTGGCCAAGGTTACTGCCGTTCAGAGGTACCAACTGATAGTCCCCACAGGCCATGTACCTTCTCACAATCCTTCAGGCTCAGCCgttttcttcttctaaaaagaaaagggtgaaaaataaatcagtatcaTCTGCACCACAAACATGAAGAACCCAGCAAAGCCACAAGCCACAGAGGCTTCTTGGCTACCATCTCTACAGGGACATATCCATTACAAGGAACATCCTATagtctccctctgccccccttCCTAGCCCTTGGGATAGGGTGCAGCAGCCTGCCAAGGCCTCAGGAGctccagcttctgctgaaaACAACTAGATGAACAGACAGCTGAAGAAGAGCACTTACTCCTTCGGCAGGTTCTCTGCCACCAAAAGGGCCCCTGAGTTTGACCCCTCCAGGGAAAGAGATCTCTCCTCAGGGAGCAATACAGGAACAAGTCCTTCTTCGAGCCACCCCAATCCCAACCAACCAAAGGTCAGGCTGTCTCAAGACTAGCCACAATTAACTGCAGCCTCCTCTGTACTGCCAGCGAGGCCAGGACACAGCTCTGTTCCTCTCCAGCCTGGCATGCTGCAGGATGAGCATCACAACCGCAGTGCAGAACAGCTCTCCGCACGGTACCCCATCCCAGGGTCTTGCACAtaccttcttctttttcttgtgaacCTCAGCAGAGCCATCTGCTATAGGCTCCCCTTCCGAAGACACCTTTTTGgtcttcttcttttcttttccagtctttttttctgggagagggaaagaaaagtcaaCTAAGAGAGGGACTCTGGTATTGCTAGCCTTGGAGATGGAGCACAGAGTGGTAGGAGCATCTCCAGTAAGTTTTCGATCACACTCGAACCTGAGCAAGCTTTCCAGAGCAGTAACTGGGTGAGGGCAGAGCCTCAGTACCTCTGAGCCAGAGCCGTTTGATCCCACGATCCACGCACACGCGTGGGCAGAATTACATAGGATCCCCTTCTTTCCACCTCCTGCTGCCCACCTACTCTGAGGAACCGCTTCAGTGCTGGAGTAGCTGGGCACATGCCAGAAATCAGAGCAAGGGGAGCTACTACCACAGGATGGACACAAGGGTCAGCTCAGCACAATTGCTCCAAGAGGCTCCAGCTCACCCCTGTGCAACAGCCCACACAAGGGCTGACAGACAAGTCTGTCTCCTCCAAAATGAAGGGCTGCatctctgcagaacagaaaccCCAGCAGATCTGGCCCACTCATTCCatctcccccttttcccccccccccccaaaaaaagaaaaagcctacaAGATCCAGCACAGAACTAGCTCTGATTTGTAAATGCAGTCtgcactgcaaagaaaaaaaaaaattgcctttgcATTAGGGCAGCAAACAGAGCATTACAGAGAGGTGTGCAGACAAGAGGGGCAGGAAACACTCTTAATTGGGAGCAACGAGCAGGAGGCTGGTAccatcctcctctttctccaggGGTTTGAAAGCAGCAGTAATAGCCCTGAGCCAAATCTCTTGAATGAGCTGCTCACCGTGTTGCAGCACAGACACTGATCAGGCAGGGTCAGGAAGGGGCACCGTCACCCCACGGGGAACAGCAGTGGCTGACACGGC
This portion of the Gymnogyps californianus isolate 813 chromosome 14, ASM1813914v2, whole genome shotgun sequence genome encodes:
- the CD74 gene encoding HLA class II histocompatibility antigen gamma chain; the encoded protein is MAEEQRDLISDRSSGVLNVGDAQRSALGRKAALSMLSILVALLIAGQAVTVYFVYQQNGQISKLTKTSQTLQLEALQRKLPASAKPVRQMKMAMVNTPVAMRVLPLAPSVGNTDMAPASNKTEDQVKHLLLQADPRKTFPDLKDNLMDNLKSLKNTMTDTDWKSFESWMHKWLLFEMAKNPNPEERKAIPAEKVQTKCQAEANSGGVQLGHFHPQCDENGDYLPKQCNAATGYCWCSYKNGTRIEGTATREKLDCPGTAVAATTEPEEMTSRVDVA